The following coding sequences are from one Desulfofundulus luciae window:
- a CDS encoding gluconeogenesis factor YvcK family protein, whose protein sequence is MHLFKWLYPGLHFKRWLALSFLGLVLAAAGIGLLGRLLPREHQAVLMVWFAELFGPGRVWLGGALLLVLGLPALVYGNFKAFRSVVDALAPGESMRLADIIYTRQHLRRGPRIVVIGGGTGLSVLLRGLKQYTSNITAIVTVADDGGSSGRLRGELGILPPGDIRNCLVALADKESLMEDLLQYRFKSGDLAGHNLGNLLLAALNDVAGGFHEAVQALSKVLAIRGQVLPVTLQNVVLGAELSDGTLVYGESTIPQCRKPIKRVFLVPGDCYPLPEALQAIAGADAVVLGPGSLYTSILPNLLVRGIPEAIARTRAVRIYVCNVMTQPGETDGYAASDHLQAIFNHAGPIVDYVVVNQGGIPARLKARYRREGAVPVVVDGERLRQMGVAVIGANLVHESNVVRHHPDKLARLILELALLERKSGEPFGSFDGSLNGSLRSGRM, encoded by the coding sequence ATGCACCTGTTCAAGTGGCTTTACCCCGGCTTGCATTTCAAGCGCTGGCTGGCCCTGTCTTTTTTGGGCCTGGTGCTGGCCGCTGCCGGCATCGGCCTTTTGGGCCGTCTTTTGCCCCGGGAGCACCAGGCGGTGCTGATGGTCTGGTTCGCGGAGCTTTTCGGCCCCGGGCGGGTTTGGCTCGGGGGCGCGCTTCTCCTGGTACTGGGTCTGCCGGCCCTGGTCTACGGCAACTTCAAGGCCTTTCGTTCGGTGGTGGACGCCCTGGCTCCCGGGGAGAGCATGCGCCTGGCGGATATTATCTATACCCGCCAGCACCTGCGCCGGGGACCCCGGATAGTGGTAATTGGCGGCGGCACGGGGCTGTCGGTACTGTTGAGGGGTTTGAAACAATATACCAGCAATATTACGGCCATTGTGACCGTAGCCGATGACGGCGGGAGTTCCGGCCGGCTGAGGGGGGAACTGGGTATACTTCCCCCGGGGGACATCCGCAACTGCCTGGTGGCCCTGGCGGATAAGGAATCGTTGATGGAGGACCTGCTCCAGTACCGCTTTAAAAGCGGGGACCTGGCCGGCCACAACCTGGGCAACCTGCTCCTGGCGGCGCTGAACGACGTGGCCGGGGGGTTTCACGAAGCCGTGCAGGCCTTAAGCAAGGTGCTGGCCATCAGGGGGCAGGTATTGCCCGTTACCTTGCAAAATGTGGTTCTGGGGGCGGAACTATCCGACGGCACGCTGGTATACGGGGAATCTACCATTCCCCAGTGCAGGAAGCCCATTAAACGGGTCTTCCTGGTGCCCGGGGATTGCTACCCCCTGCCCGAAGCATTGCAGGCCATTGCCGGAGCGGATGCGGTGGTATTGGGACCGGGGAGCCTTTATACCAGCATCCTGCCCAACCTTCTGGTGCGGGGAATTCCGGAGGCCATTGCCCGCACCCGGGCCGTGCGCATTTATGTCTGCAATGTGATGACCCAGCCCGGGGAAACCGACGGTTACGCCGCCAGCGATCACTTGCAGGCCATTTTCAACCACGCCGGTCCCATTGTGGATTACGTGGTGGTCAACCAGGGCGGCATACCGGCCCGGCTGAAGGCGCGCTATCGCCGGGAGGGAGCAGTGCCGGTGGTGGTGGATGGGGAGAGATTGCGGCAGATGGGAGTGGCGGTAATTGGTGCCAACCTGGTGCACGAAAGCAACGTGGTCCGCCATCACCCCGATAAACTGGCCCGCCTGATCCTGGAGCTGGCCCTCCTGGAGCGAAAATCGGGAGAACCCTTCGGGTCGTTCGACGGCTCTTTAAACGGCAGCCTGCGTTCGGGGCGCATGTGA
- a CDS encoding polysaccharide deacetylase family protein, translating to MSARILIVIVTLPLLLLLVLAGARNAADSLAQSLAHPLPPPERGEMEIPILMYHKVNPDPRTGGLGLRVPPQKFARQMEYLAGHGFHTVSLTDVVDHFQKSKPLPPRPVVITFDDGYLDNYTYAFPILKKYGFTATVFVVAHTVGKTNTFDAGRQPLNKMAGWRELKEMASYGITIGAHTLDHPRLTRLSLEEVRRQIKESKALLEAELGRPVEVFSYPYGEYNREVARVVRESGYRAAVTTRQGLAGPGDDPFTLKRVRVMGSYDLQKFITELVKHYYSSAPLKE from the coding sequence ATGAGCGCAAGAATTTTGATCGTCATCGTGACGCTGCCGTTGCTTTTATTGCTGGTTCTGGCCGGCGCCCGGAACGCAGCCGATTCCCTGGCCCAGAGCCTGGCCCATCCCCTCCCGCCGCCTGAACGGGGAGAGATGGAGATACCTATTCTGATGTACCACAAGGTAAACCCCGATCCCCGTACGGGAGGTCTGGGGCTGCGGGTGCCCCCGCAAAAGTTCGCCCGGCAAATGGAATATCTGGCCGGCCACGGGTTTCACACAGTTTCCCTTACCGACGTGGTGGATCACTTCCAAAAGAGCAAACCTCTCCCGCCCAGGCCGGTGGTGATTACTTTTGACGACGGCTACCTGGACAATTATACTTATGCCTTTCCCATTTTAAAAAAGTATGGTTTTACCGCTACCGTTTTCGTGGTAGCCCATACGGTAGGCAAGACAAATACCTTCGATGCCGGAAGACAGCCTTTAAACAAAATGGCCGGCTGGCGGGAGCTTAAGGAGATGGCCAGTTACGGCATAACCATTGGTGCCCATACCCTGGATCACCCCCGGTTGACCCGGCTTTCTCTGGAGGAAGTCCGGCGCCAGATTAAAGAAAGCAAGGCCCTCCTGGAAGCGGAGCTGGGGCGTCCGGTAGAGGTTTTCAGCTATCCTTACGGCGAGTACAACCGGGAGGTGGCCCGGGTGGTGAGGGAAAGCGGGTACCGTGCCGCCGTTACGACCAGGCAGGGGCTGGCAGGCCCCGGGGATGACCCCTTTACCCTGAAACGGGTGCGGGTCATGGGCAGCTACGACCTGCAGAAGTTCATTACGGAACTGGTGAAACATTATTATTCTTCCGCCCCTTTAAAGGAGTAG
- the whiA gene encoding DNA-binding protein WhiA — translation MSFSTLTKNELARVVGKEKCCRLAELAALVKMDGSLSIGTGPKTALTIGTENAAVARKIFSLFKEIFGVHTEVLVQRKNRLRKKNLYQVRVSPPSGMADILRRLGMVDARGRLTGGIPRELVRRECCRRAYLRGAFLGGGSVNNPEGTYHLEIITGNVELARALGRLMGEFGLEARVSARKNWHVVYLKDSDQIVALLNIMGAHTALLDFENVRIYKDMRNQVNRLVNCETANLNKVVDAALRQVENIRFIADTMGLEKLPPALRQVAEARLQYPDASLRELGEMLEPRVGKSGVNHRLRRLDEIAKKLREPSCEVPAGALLTSLRGGRRNLQL, via the coding sequence ATGTCCTTTTCTACCCTGACCAAAAATGAACTGGCCCGGGTGGTGGGGAAGGAAAAATGCTGCAGGCTGGCCGAACTGGCTGCCCTGGTCAAAATGGACGGCAGCCTGTCCATCGGCACGGGGCCTAAAACCGCCCTTACCATTGGCACCGAAAATGCAGCCGTTGCCCGCAAAATTTTTTCTCTTTTTAAGGAAATCTTTGGTGTGCATACCGAGGTCCTGGTGCAGCGCAAGAACCGGCTGCGCAAAAAGAACCTCTACCAGGTGCGGGTCTCCCCCCCGTCCGGTATGGCCGACATTTTGCGCCGCCTGGGTATGGTGGATGCCCGCGGCCGGTTGACCGGGGGCATCCCCAGGGAATTGGTGCGCCGGGAATGCTGCCGCCGTGCCTACCTGCGGGGAGCCTTCCTGGGAGGAGGGTCGGTGAACAACCCCGAGGGCACCTATCACCTGGAAATCATCACGGGCAACGTCGAGCTTGCCCGGGCACTCGGCCGGCTGATGGGGGAGTTCGGTCTGGAGGCACGGGTGAGCGCCCGCAAAAACTGGCATGTGGTTTATTTAAAGGACAGCGACCAGATTGTGGCCCTGCTGAATATTATGGGAGCCCATACCGCCCTTTTAGACTTTGAAAACGTACGCATATATAAGGACATGCGCAACCAGGTGAACCGCCTGGTGAACTGTGAAACGGCCAATCTGAACAAAGTGGTGGATGCGGCCCTGCGCCAGGTGGAGAATATTCGCTTCATTGCCGACACCATGGGGCTGGAAAAACTCCCGCCGGCTTTGCGGCAGGTAGCCGAGGCCCGCCTGCAGTATCCCGATGCAAGTTTACGGGAACTGGGGGAAATGCTCGAGCCCCGGGTGGGTAAATCCGGCGTGAACCACCGGCTGCGCAGGCTGGATGAGATTGCTAAAAAGCTCCGCGAACCTTCGTGCGAGGTCCCTGCCGGAGCTCTCCTCACGTCTCTCAGAGGCGGCAGGAGAAACCTGCAGCTTTAG
- the rpoN gene encoding RNA polymerase factor sigma-54, with protein sequence MRLGYGLNVEQTQKLIMTPELRQAITVLQLSSLELSLYIEQQLQENPLLELREEETDENGKEGEFEWELEGGEEKREYDLDWEEYFQDSSDLGFPRVERDPEPPAHNYESFLSQAPTLLEHLMFQLYLSKCSPEARVIGEYLIGNIDEHGYLQTTVEEAAKQLAVSPGAVEETLKLIQTFDPPGVGARTLQECLLIQVNQLGIKDPLLERIIRYHLMDLARGKFNRLAQQLNVHVSEIQRVADILRTLDPKPGRNFSTPHEVRYVVPDIVVEKVGDDYVILINDVSLPRLTINPAYRSVLSQQENIDSRTRRFVESKLNAAVWLIRSIEQRRLTLYKVASCVVQLQRDFLDHGVKYLKPLNLKQVAEMVGLHESTVSRATSNKYIQTPQGVFEMKYFFPTGINSDGGNLTSAESIKKMLQEIVTAEDPKEPLNDQKIAEILSKQGIRISRRTVAKYRGELGIPSVQQRKRY encoded by the coding sequence ATGCGCCTGGGTTACGGACTTAACGTGGAACAAACGCAAAAATTAATCATGACTCCCGAGCTGCGTCAGGCCATAACCGTGCTGCAGCTGTCCTCCCTGGAGCTTTCCCTGTATATAGAACAACAGCTGCAGGAGAATCCTCTTCTGGAGTTGCGGGAAGAAGAAACGGATGAAAACGGGAAAGAAGGAGAATTTGAGTGGGAGCTTGAGGGAGGGGAAGAAAAGAGGGAATATGACCTGGACTGGGAGGAGTATTTCCAGGATTCCAGTGATCTGGGCTTTCCCCGGGTGGAGCGGGACCCCGAGCCCCCTGCCCATAATTATGAAAGTTTTCTTTCCCAGGCGCCTACCCTGCTGGAACACCTGATGTTCCAGCTGTATTTAAGCAAGTGCAGTCCCGAGGCAAGGGTTATCGGCGAATACCTGATCGGCAATATTGACGAGCACGGCTACCTCCAGACCACTGTGGAGGAGGCCGCCAAACAGTTGGCCGTATCTCCCGGGGCCGTAGAAGAGACGCTGAAGCTAATCCAGACCTTTGACCCGCCGGGGGTGGGTGCCCGCACCCTGCAGGAATGCCTGCTCATTCAGGTCAACCAGTTGGGTATTAAAGATCCGCTGCTGGAACGGATCATCCGCTATCATCTAATGGATCTGGCCAGGGGCAAGTTTAACCGCCTGGCCCAACAGCTTAATGTCCACGTCAGTGAAATCCAGCGGGTGGCCGATATTTTGAGAACCCTGGATCCGAAGCCTGGCCGTAATTTTTCCACTCCCCATGAGGTGCGCTATGTGGTACCGGATATAGTGGTGGAAAAAGTCGGAGACGACTATGTCATCCTTATCAACGATGTATCCTTGCCCCGCCTGACCATCAACCCTGCCTATCGCTCGGTGCTCAGCCAGCAGGAAAACATTGATTCCCGCACCCGCCGTTTTGTGGAAAGCAAGCTCAATGCGGCGGTCTGGTTGATCCGCAGCATAGAACAGCGGCGTTTGACTCTTTACAAGGTGGCCAGTTGCGTAGTACAACTGCAGCGTGATTTTCTGGACCACGGGGTGAAATATTTAAAACCCCTTAATTTGAAGCAGGTGGCTGAAATGGTCGGCCTGCATGAATCTACCGTGAGCCGGGCCACTTCCAACAAGTATATCCAGACCCCCCAGGGAGTATTTGAAATGAAATACTTCTTCCCAACGGGGATTAACAGCGACGGTGGGAACCTGACCTCCGCTGAAAGCATTAAAAAGATGCTCCAGGAAATTGTGACGGCGGAGGATCCCAAAGAGCCGTTAAATGACCAGAAGATTGCGGAAATTTTATCTAAACAAGGAATTCGCATCTCCCGGCGCACCGTGGCTAAATACCGGGGTGAATTGGGTATTCCTTCCGTCCAGCAGAGGAAGCGCTACTAG
- the gap gene encoding type I glyceraldehyde-3-phosphate dehydrogenase, which translates to MTVRIGINGFGRIGRNVLRASLRHPEIQVVAVNHKSRRLPVNGNYARTLAHALKYDPVHGRLDADVQADERSLVVNGREIVVLAEADPANIPWGELGVDVVVESTGKFKTAEDASVHLSSGARKVVISAPAKGDILTVVMGVNEELYDPAVHHVVSNASCTTNCLAPVAKVLDEQFGIIKGLMTTVHAYTNDQQILDMPHRDLRRGRAAGMSIIPTTTGAARAVELVLPQLKGRLNGMAMRVPTPNVSVVDFVAQLRRPVTVEEVNGALKDASEGKLRGILAYSDLPLVSVDYCGDSHSAIVDGPSTMVIGEDMVKVVAWYDNEWGYSNRILDLILYMAERGF; encoded by the coding sequence ATGACGGTAAGAATAGGGATTAATGGTTTCGGCAGGATAGGGAGAAATGTTTTGCGGGCATCGCTCCGGCATCCCGAGATCCAGGTGGTGGCCGTAAACCACAAGTCCCGGCGGCTTCCGGTGAACGGAAACTACGCCCGCACCCTTGCCCACGCTTTGAAATACGACCCGGTACACGGCCGGCTGGACGCCGATGTGCAGGCCGATGAGCGCTCCCTGGTGGTAAACGGCCGGGAGATCGTGGTCCTGGCCGAGGCGGATCCCGCCAATATCCCCTGGGGTGAACTGGGAGTGGATGTGGTGGTGGAGTCCACCGGCAAGTTTAAAACGGCGGAAGACGCCTCCGTGCACCTTTCCAGCGGGGCCCGGAAGGTGGTCATCAGCGCCCCGGCCAAAGGGGACATCCTGACGGTGGTCATGGGCGTGAATGAGGAGCTTTACGATCCTGCCGTACATCACGTGGTTTCCAATGCCTCCTGTACCACCAACTGCCTGGCGCCGGTGGCTAAAGTGCTGGATGAGCAGTTTGGCATAATCAAGGGTCTCATGACCACCGTCCATGCCTATACCAACGACCAGCAGATCCTGGATATGCCCCACCGGGACCTGCGCCGGGGCCGGGCCGCGGGCATGAGCATTATTCCCACCACCACCGGTGCGGCCAGGGCGGTGGAGCTGGTGCTCCCGCAGTTGAAAGGCAGGCTGAACGGTATGGCCATGCGGGTGCCCACCCCCAATGTCAGCGTGGTGGATTTTGTGGCCCAGCTGCGCCGGCCAGTTACGGTGGAGGAGGTCAACGGGGCCCTGAAGGACGCTTCCGAGGGTAAGCTCAGGGGGATCCTGGCCTACAGCGACCTGCCTTTAGTATCGGTGGATTACTGCGGGGACTCCCACTCGGCCATTGTGGACGGCCCGTCGACCATGGTTATTGGTGAGGACATGGTCAAAGTGGTGGCCTGGTACGACAATGAATGGGGTTATTCCAACCGCATCCTGGACTTAATTTTATACATGGCCGAAAGAGGATTTTAG